The window AAATAGACCCCCGGTTTCAAATCTTTCACAACGAATTTTGTTTCCCGATCTTGGGGTTGAATAGAACACCCCCTAACCAATTTTCCGCTGGCATCGTAAATTCTTATCTCTTCGGCCACTGCCGGAAGGTGGATAAAGAAATAATCGCTCACAGGGTTTGGATAAATTATAAGTCTATCTTTTAATTGGGAACGCCCCATTTTTTCTATCTCCCCGGTAATCTTAAATACCCCGTCCGATTCGTCAGCCAACCAACCAGCCCCATAAGCGATAATCTTAACTCTGCAAGATTCCGAAGGAGTGTCCGGCACTGTCCAATGGTAAGTTGTTTCGGTTCCGGAAAGACCTGTAATAATTGGGTAATAACTGCGGCCGTTATCAATAGAATAAAATAGGGATAAGGAATCGCATCGTGGGGGATAAAAAAGCCACCATTGAATCAATTCGCAAGTTCCGGGGATAAACCTCTCTCCTCGGTTTGGTCTTTTAATTCTCACTCCCTCAATCTCTATAATATCAGTTTGGGGAATTGGGTCACCTCCCGAGATGATAATTTCCTGATAGTGGTTACTGTTCAAATCAGCGCAGTTAATCCAGGCACTGAAATTGCCAAACTGGTACTCAAATAAGGTGCGGAATTCACCATTGAGAAACTTATAGATTTTTATCTGGCTTCCCGCGGATTGAATTATCTCTTCTACTCCATCACCATCAACATCCGCGCACCGGCTTTTTACGATGCCCACACGGAAACAACCAAAGGTTGAACCAATATAACTCCTTTGATACCGATTATTACCAATCGCTTCCCACATATAGAGGTGAAAATTCCAAAATTGTGGCCAACCTATTAATTCAATAAAATTAATGAAGAATTCCGGTTTTCCATTCTGATTGACATCGTTTCCGGAGAAGGCATCAAAATGGCCATTGGGAAGAGGTATAGAATCAGTGAAGACTAACTGATATTGGTCATCGCTGATGTTTTCAAAGACTTTTACCCAATTCCTCCAACTGATTCCGGATAAAGCAAATTCCATCCTACCGTCTTGGTCAAAGTCGCCGAAAGCAATTGCCCCACCAGTCGTAAGAATACTCCTCACATCAGAACTCCAAACTAAGCGGTTATCGTTATTTCCACGGTTTTCCATTATGAAGATAACCCCTTGGCCCGTCGTATTATAGAGAATCTCTCGTCTACCATCGCCATCCAAATCCCCAGGGTAATAACTGTACCAACTTGTCATCTCTTCGCTCATCACACGATAAACCCAGTTAATCTCCGTCGGGTAAGAAGAAGAATTTGGACTTTCACAGGTAAGAACCAACATTCCCTCGCCTAAAGAATCTAATCCGCTTTCCAATCGGTCAATAAGTCCATCTTGGTCAACATCGCCAATATCCCATTTTCCCGTCCGATTCCCTATATTCCGGTAGTTAAGCTGAAATTGGTTCTGAAACCCATACTCCCAAATTTGCCACTCCCGACTCTGAAGATTAAAAGTAAGGTCAAGTCCTCCATCACGATTAGAATCAAAGAGGAGAGTGGGCAACCAGAAATGCCCAATGGGAAAACTTCCTCCAATTTTCTTAAACCGGCATATTTGAGCGGAAAAGAAAATGGGTAAGAAGAAGAGAAGAACTTTCCCCATTCGCTTTTACCTCGTTAGCGTAATCGCTCTACTCGTGGTCCCATCTTCGGTTGACACCCTAAAAATATAGACGCCATTAGGAAGATTTTTCCCTTGAGAATCCTTTCCATCATAAAGAAAGGAATAGCTCCCCGGATTTTGAAATTCATCTATTAGATTCCTCACCAATTTTCCGGATACGGAATAAATGTTCAGTTGAACCCTCTTGGGAGAAAGGAGTTGATAACTAATGGTGGTCGCCCCTCTTAAAGGGTTAGGTCCAACCCGAAAAGAATTTAAGATAGTTTCTTGAGTACTCTGTGACCCACCAATAGCGGGAATGTATTCCTTTCGGCGATAAAAAACCCACCCATTATCTTCAATCCAAATTCCGTGAAGCCATTGTTTTTCTTTACCTCCAAAGGCACAGTGCGGATAGCGAGAAGGGGCTAATGTATTAGAATACTGGTATTTTGTGCCATCAACCCAAAAATAAATCTCCCAATTGGAAGGAGAGATTTGCTCCTCGTAAATCACCGCCTTCCCGCCCCAAGAACTTTCCGGATGACCACTCTCTAAATCTCTACTTTTACTCACATTTATAGGTAATCCCCATTCGTAACCAATATTTCGGACCCGTGTATAAATTTCACCTATATTTTGTCCGAAATCGTTGGGACCACGCCAGACAATCGCT is drawn from candidate division WOR-3 bacterium and contains these coding sequences:
- a CDS encoding T9SS type A sorting domain-containing protein; translation: MGKVLLFFLPIFFSAQICRFKKIGGSFPIGHFWLPTLLFDSNRDGGLDLTFNLQSREWQIWEYGFQNQFQLNYRNIGNRTGKWDIGDVDQDGLIDRLESGLDSLGEGMLVLTCESPNSSSYPTEINWVYRVMSEEMTSWYSYYPGDLDGDGRREILYNTTGQGVIFIMENRGNNDNRLVWSSDVRSILTTGGAIAFGDFDQDGRMEFALSGISWRNWVKVFENISDDQYQLVFTDSIPLPNGHFDAFSGNDVNQNGKPEFFINFIELIGWPQFWNFHLYMWEAIGNNRYQRSYIGSTFGCFRVGIVKSRCADVDGDGVEEIIQSAGSQIKIYKFLNGEFRTLFEYQFGNFSAWINCADLNSNHYQEIIISGGDPIPQTDIIEIEGVRIKRPNRGERFIPGTCELIQWWLFYPPRCDSLSLFYSIDNGRSYYPIITGLSGTETTYHWTVPDTPSESCRVKIIAYGAGWLADESDGVFKITGEIEKMGRSQLKDRLIIYPNPVSDYFFIHLPAVAEEIRIYDASGKLVRGCSIQPQDRETKFVVKDLKPGVYFLRVKIKEGCFTKKLILW